AAAAGAAGATTGAACCATAAGCATGTTCtgaaatattaaattacatttATGCTTTCATCAAGCTTTAGCtataatttattcaaaatatcaTGATCAAACGTccaattctttttccttatttctagAAGAGATCGTTTCAACAAGTTAATTTATTAGTAAAGTTTATTTAGCTGAGTCCATATGTCAATGAACTAAGAAATGATTCTCTTTATACAAATATTGGTTTTAACacattataagttttttttttttatagctaaTTCGTTATCCTGCACTAATAATGCTAGAAAGTTTGGGAGATCACTGGGTAAGAGTGTCATTTTGTGCATATTAATTCCTTTTGTTTCGCTGCATCTCTATAGTTATATTAAGAGCAATAGTAGTTGCTaaacagaagaaagaaatacaGAAGCCAGTCCGTAAATTCAACTTATCGACTATCCAGAATCTTTTGGCATTATGAAGCGCATAAAAAATTGAGTTGACGGCCAACTGTGTGAAGTTACAAGTCACGTGTTCTCTCTTCGTCAAACAGTACCGCGTGGTAAGCGTTAGAACTCCATGTCACGTGGGTACTGACACACCCTGTAAACTACATATCCCGCGGGTCGAATCACCTGTTCACTACTTTAACAGGTGATAATCATCTCTCCTTTCTCCATTCATTGCCAATCCACACTTCCCTTCCCTCACCCTTTTTCTGTGCTCAAATCTCTTGGCTTTGTTCGTCTCTTGCTCTGTTTcgctctttcttctcctcggCTCaaccattcttcttcctcctcctctttagTTTCTGCTGCTCCTTTTCATTATTCTCCCTCTccgtctctcttttttctcgctctttctttctcggaaaaaaaaaatcaaagaaaaatgtcGGCAGATTCTGTCGTTGGTATTGGATGGGATGTCTTGAAGCGCTATGTAATTGTTCCCATCGAACGTGGATTCGGATACGTGATCTCCTCCAAGAGATTCGCCAACAATCTTCGGGGGGGAGTCCAGGATCTGAAGAACGAGGTTCAGAGGGTCGAGGTTCTTGCGGAACAGGCTAGAAACAATGTTCGGAAATTCAACGATGTCTTCACGGCGTGGGAGGCAAATGCTGGCAAGGCCTTGGAGGAGGCGCGAGAGCTGTTGGACGAGTTCGAAAAGGCGACCAAGACTTGCTGCTACGGGACTCTTCCTGACCCCAGATCTCGCTACCAGTTCAGCAGGAAGGCTGAGGACAATATCGAGGTCATTAATCAACTCACTAAAAAATGCAACAGATTCAACGGACTGGACGACATCTCCTTCATCGATCCTGCTTTGGGGAATGTCGCTGCCTCGAATCCGGCCAGGAGAGAAGGCAAAGATGTTGTTCAGTCGACCACTGCGACAGGTTCTGCTTCTTTTGTGTCAACGTCGATGAAGCTTAGGGACGGTGGCGTCTTTGAATCCAGAGCTATGATGATACAGAACATCATGGACGCTCTTGCTGATAACGGCAATAACGTGGTCGGGATTTACGGGATAAGTGGGGTCGGCAAGTCCACCCTTTTGGCGGATACCGAAAAAATAATAAGGGAAGAGAAGTCCTTCGATCTGGTTGCTCACGCCGACGTGTCCGAACATCAAGACATCAAGAGGATTCAAGAAGAGATTGCACACAAGTTGGGCCTAAGTGGCCTAAAGAATGAAGAGTATGTCAGCGTGCAAGCAGAACTTCTTCACGGGAGGTTGAAAGTCGAGGAGAGGATCAAAAAGAAGGTCCTCATAATACTAGACAACCTTTGGAAGGGGCTCGACTTGAAATCAGTCGGCATTCCTTGTGGACCTGACAACAAAGTCATGGGATGCAAGTTGTTGTTGACTCCTTGTGGACCTGACAACAAAGTCATGGGATGCAAGTTGTTGTTGACGTCGAGAGCAAGTTGTTGTTGACGTCGAGAGATCGCGATGTTTTACCGAGGGATATGGGCTGTGACAAGGACTTCCACCTTGGTGGGCTGAAGGAGGAAGAGGCAAAAAGATTGTTTGAGAGGATAGTTGGAGACAAAAGCTCATGATGATAAGTTCAAACCTTGGGTGAAAGTAGCACTCGACAAATGTGCAGGTGTGCCTTTCTTAATCATTGCAGTGGCAAAGCGTTTTAAAGACGCCGGTTTATCTGAATGGAAGGACACTTTGAAAAAAATCGAGAAGTTTAAAGATAACAAAATCAATGACTTGACAAAACAGATGTTGAAATGGAGTTATGATAGATTAGAAGAGGATGAGAAGTCATTATTACAACTTTGTGTTGTTTATGGTATCTCCACGCCTTCTCTTGAAAATTTGGTGAGGTACGGCGTCGGTTTGGGATTATTTGAAGAAGTTAGCAGCATGGAAGACGCTAGAAATAGGTTGAGCTCACAAATTCGAACTCTTCAAGCCTCCTCCAGATAGTGAAGATGTGGATTGTTTCAAGATACATGACTTGGTTTGTGAGTTTGTTGCCTCTGTTGCATCAAAAGATCACCCTCTTCTCgtgttgaaagataaagataagtCGATAACAAAGTTGCTGAAGGACAAGCTTAAAAGTTGTAGAGCGGTATGCTTTCCGCACATTGACATGAAGGAGTTTCCTAAAGAATTAGATTGCCCCGAATTACGcatctttttttgcttttcaccAATGATGAATCTTTTGAGGTTCCAGATTCATATTTTAACTCTACATGTCTCCATTCTTGATCCAAGTGCGCTCTTGAACTATTGTTCACATCTTTAGATGATTGAACTGGGTGTGCTTGGAGAGGACCTAAATGTCTCCATTCGAGAAATTTTCCAAGTTCAATATTAATATAGGTAACGTGCAGCGTTGGCCAAGTGAAAAAGGATCGAGCACATTAAACCTCAGGTTGGATCCATTAAGCGATGTTCTTCCGAAAGGATGCATACAAAGTATCTTAGACAAAAGtgatgatttgtttttggacGGGTTGAGCGAAATTGAGCAAAGTATTTGTGCGTTATCTCAAAAGGATTTTCTAGAATAAAAGCATTTACAGGTCAAGAATAGTCCCTCCGTCCATTACATCCTCGTATTGCCATCCCACACAAAGTTCAAGATGTTGGAGTCATTAATTCTTAAGAATCTCATCAACTTGGAGAAGATATCCAAAAACAATATCACCTCGAAGTCCTTTAGTGCATTAAAATACTTTATGAGTTGAAAGTTGCGACAAGATGGAAGTTCTATTTCCTCTTTCAGTGGTGAGAGAACTTTCAAAGATAGAAAAGATTGAAGTTGTCAGGTGCAAATTAATGTGTGGGATTATAGAAACTGATGATTGTGGCAAAGTAGAGTTGCGTAATTTGCATGTATTGTAGTTTCATAACTTGTCAAATATCAAGAACTTTTTTGCCTTTGGAAGTAGTACATCAGGCGACTAGGTTGGCACTGAAATTGCATTCTTTAATGGGCAGCAGGTAACTTTCAATCAAAAGAGCTAGTGTGTCTGCATACAACTTATCTTTTTCCCATGTTTTGAGCTTCCATGCACAAAGCTCACTTTCAAAGATAATGAAGCCAGATCAGGGAAATTTTGCCAAAAGCTTTTCTGACtttgccttcttcttttttcttttttcttttaacatcGTAATCTTGTGTattagatcatttttgcatccTTTACACCAAGTTTAAAGAAGAtgacaaattttcaattcaaaaaagGGAACAATTACAAAGTTGATAAATTATATTGTCACAGCAACAATTAATGGCATTCAATTGAAAGTGAGGGCAATTATTtgtaatatattaaattttagaCTAGTAAGTGGAAATGTAGTCAACACTTTAGCTAGCTTTAGTGATAACATTTTATAGGAGATCCTTTTGGCATAATATCTACTCctagcttgaagaagatgacaaaTCATGCAAGCTCAAAAATAGAATCAATTATAGGTGAAAAAtcctttgttatttatttttattaatgaaaatgatATTAGGCCACTATAGATATATTTTATGGTCCTATCTACACTTCTACGGATAGTAATTTACTAACATGAAAGAAAACTAGTAAACCAAGGATAAACAATGTCCTCAATCAAGGAAGCTCAAGGCTATATTTTATATGGGGGGAAATTGTTGCAGGTAAAGGGTTTTATTTGACTAGATAAGATTGCTCTTTCTTGGGCCCATGCCATACGTTAGTTCCCCTGTTGGGAGATATAAGTGGTGGTCCCACAAGATTGTGATGTCAGAGTGACTTTTCTTCAGCCCATGCTTTGAGCTTCCATGGAGAGAGCTTGCCTTAAAAAAAGTAGTGGAACTAGATCGGGAAATTTTGTGAAGAGCCTTTGTggctttgccttttttttttgtcatagtGTTTGCGGCTTTTAACTTTCTAGGATCCCAAATCTTCATTAAAGAGTTAATGTTGCCTTAGtaccttttattattattatttttgtgtaaAATCTAGAGATGCAAAGATCCATGGGTTTATAATCAAATGTTTCTTCAAATTGTAATAAATCTCCAGTAGTCTAAATTGGCTTGTTGGAGATGACAATAGAATAATgaacaaaatgcaaaaaagtTAAACTTGTTGTATAGGTGGGAGCAATGTTATGGCAAGATAGATGGGAGATTGAGAGTAACTTGGCAGATGAAAGCTTTCTTAGAGTTGTAGCAATGAACTTTTAGAAAAAACTAGTTACTCtttacaaaaaagaagaagaagaagtaaataAAGCTTTCCACCGTCATGGGGACTAAGGGTCTCTTCACTTTTTAGACATGTTGATTAAGGAAATtatgaaaacaaagaagatTAATTGGGATAGGCTACATACACATCCAACTTGACAGGAATACTTGAGGTGATTAAAAAAGGACagggaaaaagaaatccaaataatctcaagttatttattatttttcaaggaTAGTTTGGATCTCAACCGTTGGTGATGACTAGTGACTACTCAATTATTATGATGTCCATGTCCACTCAACTATTATGATATCCCAATTGCCGACATGTCTGAATTTATGTTGTTTTGCGGGTAAATTAGTCCCTTTTGCCTTACCTAAATGGATGGGGAATGATGTCACGTTCAACTATCAACTCCCTATGTCCATAAGTCATATTCATATACCATTGTTCGCCCAAGGTTTAATTTTTGAGTTGGACTCATAACTAGATGATATATATGGGAGGCCCAATCTTGCCTTAGACTAATGGGACATAAGCTATGTGTATCTCCATCTAATCGACATAATTTgacaattagaaaaatatttcatgcatAAATTAATTGTCATTAGTAACCAAAATGAGTATGAATTCTTAAATATTGCAATTCCTAATATTGTTAGTGAAATGCAAACAAAATCCAATCGTAATAGCAGCCCTTGTTATATCGTAATACAGGGGCTATTCGGTACCGAACCATTGATGGAACGAAAGCGTAAGTGTTCAGAGTTGTTGACATGTATGAGTTGCATCTTCTCACTTTTAATTTCTCTAGAAATAGTTTCCATAAAGATGGTTGAACATCTCTTATAGTACTTGTGCAAAGCATGAATGGGTAATACAATTGCTGAATAGGATCTCTAAAAGCCTTCTGATATTCACAAGAAACTTAAACTCTCAACAACCCCACACATATGGCTTAAACATTGCACGCATGTACATTGAAAGTAATTGAAAAACAATCGAGAGAAAAGTGAGCTATAAGGTTCAAGAAGCTGGAGATGAAGGGCCTTTAAGACACTCACTTGACTTCATTTGTACTTACAAGatatcatgttttttttttttactagtcAAAGGAAGCTTTACTCTCTCTTAAGTGCACTCGAAGCCTTCTCCATCGCCTAACTGAGCAAGACCTCTCGGGTCTTGGGCTTCAAATATCACCTCTATTAGTTCTTACATGAACTACAAGACCATTCTCATGGAACTtttatcaaagaaataaaacacATTTCACAAATCAGCCATTTCAGTTGAGTCATTTGAATTGTCGAGCGCATAGTGGAAGAATGTTTTCGTTGAAATGAAATATAGCAATGTACGAGCAGGTTGACTTTGACTAAACTAAAAGCAATATAGGCCGTTCACCTAAAATGTTGTTTATGCAGCCAAGATAGGCTGTACAAATGGGCTCTCCCATGGGATTAATACGTCGACCTTCTTAGATATTTTTAATCTATTATAATGAGATATTTAACATTGTTTCTATAATTTGACTCGAGTATATGTATATGCTTTGTCGTTCGCATATAACTGACCTTCCAGCATTAAcagaaaaacaattttaaaaggaaatttcaaTCGATTAAGTATATATAGTGGTTTGAAGTGGGGAATGATGTGAGTAGGATTTGTTCATTTGACCCAAGCGATTCCTTTTTTAATCACTTTCTCTTAGCCTAACTATATATTTGCTTTAGAGTGACCTAATGTTGATATGAAGCATTCGGTATTAGATAAAATCATATCTCTTACTATAGTGCACCATTTGATGGCTGATCTATTGCCTTTTTAATCTCAAtctctccatcattttctttctaatggCTAATATTCTTCCTGAAGCGATCCCTTAGTTGCATTCTCTAATGGTGATTACCCATTtgacttgccttttttttttttaaataaattcttCCTTATTATTAATGAATTTACGAAATGGTGCAATTTCACTGAAGAAGTTCATTTGTATTGGAACTTAAATGACCTTCTCTAAGTGATTTAACAATTCCTAGTATAGTAGCTATTCATTCTCGGGTTAGCCAAAAAGGTACAAAGGAAGAGATTTTATTTTAGTTTGGGATCTATGAAACACTAATGTCATTAGTTGATCGTACATGAGTGTATCCAAATTACCATTTTGCCTATGCTTAACACATTCTGCTTAGAATCCTTACTCaacactttttattttgtctccAGTATATTCCAATAGCCTTTATGTTCTGGAGTCATCAACATTagtatggagattttttttttttgtgcgacTTAAGATAGAATTACCAATTCCATAAATTCGTAATTTACGTCGTGGCACTCTTCTTTATTTACATCTTGGAAGTTCATGAATTCGTAATTTAACTAAATCACCAATTATGTGAGTATTGTAGGTTGCATTTCCTAACTTGGAGAATTTATCTATCAAGGGCATAGATAACATCAAGATGATATGGCACGAACCAATTCAAGCAGATTCCTTCTCTAAGCTAAAATTGATTTCAGTTAGTGAATGCAAAAAGCTTGTGAATGTTGTACCTTCTTTCATTCTAGGATGGCTCTTGAACCTAGAAACTTTGAAGGCAAAAGGATGTGATTCCCTTGAAGTTGTTTTTAAACTTCAGCCACCAAATCCTCTAGATGGAAAAGAGTGTTGCTTGTTCTCCATTAAAAGAGCTGAAGTTAGATGACTTACCAATGCTAAATTGTGTATGGGTTAAGGAACTCTACTGTCATATTAAATTCCAGTGTCTACGTTCGGTTACCCTTCGGAGATGTGCTAGGCTTACCTCTTTGTTTTTGACCTCAATAGCCAGAGATCTAATCCAACTTGAGGAGTTGGAGATCAATCAATGTAGCATTGTGGAACTCATCGAGAAGGAAGGACTAAGTGAGCTATGCATCAATGTGGAAGCCATAGAAGGCCCAAGTCATGAGCGAAAAGTAGCATCATCCTTTCCAAGTTATTTTCAGCATATGAAAACTCTAGATGTGTCACTTTGTGATGGGTTATCAAATATGTTCACATCAACAATAGCTGAAAATTTGGTGGGACTCACAAAATTGAGGATTAGAAAATGTGAAATATTGACAGAAGTCATTAGTGATGAGGGAGGAAAGGAGGGGCATGTAGTGACTTTCAATCAATTGAAGTATATGGAACTTGATGGGTTGATTAGGTTGAGGTGTTTTAGATCAAATGGATACACTTTGATGTTCCCTTGGAAGATATCATTGTGAATAGATGTCCCCAGATGAAGTTCTTCCACAAGGAACAAATAGAGGTGCCAAAGCTAAAGGGAGTAAAAGTAGGTTTGAATGAAGGGTATGAAGCGACAAAGTGCCAGTATTTTTGGAAGGGAAACCTCAACACGACCATCCAAAATATGTTGGAAGAAATGGTACACTTCAGTTGCTAAATTctatgcaatttgattttgtCTTATCACcaataaagtaatttttttttttttttgctaactaGAATTTTATGTTTAATGATGCATTTACTAATAGGCTACGTTTGCTGGGACTAAGTATATGTGGTTGTTTGAGTTCCCAGAGCTAATTGGAAAATGGCATGGAAAACTTAATCCCATCACATCATCTTGGCAATTAGAATCATTAGTGGTGGATAAATTTCCATCATTTATTAATGCTATTCCATCCAGTTTGATGCTTGTTTTAAAAAGAATGACAAGCTTGCAAGTGCGCAATAGCAAGCCTTTGGAAGAAATATTCAATCTTGAAGGGCTTGATGCTATGGATTGCACTCAGGTGTTGCCTTTGCTACAATATCCGCACTTGGTCAATCTACCAAAGTTGAGGCAACTATGGAATAGAGATCTCCAAGGAATAATGTGCTTCAATTCTCTACATCTTAGCCTTTATAAATGTGGTAACTTGAGACATACTTTTGTTCCATCAATGGCTCGGTGCCTTCCCAATCTATGGCAGATCGAAATAAAGGAGTGTGATCAAATGGAAGGAGTGATTGTAGATGAAGAAGGGCAGGGAAGCGCAGGGGAGGAGATTACATTCCCATATCTTAAGTGGATAACTTTGGAATGCTTGCCCAATTTGACTAGTTTCCTCTCGTGGAAGAATCATATGCTAGAATGCCCTGTTTTATTAAAGTTGAGCATTGCCCATTGCCCCAATATGAGAAGTCTAACTTGGCAATCTTTGATGGAGATTAACAATGGCACCCCTTCACTTTTCACTCCACAGGTCAGTCTCtcaaacaaatgcattttgGGCATTTCATTTGAACATATTCGTTTGCATATAATTGGACAATGCATGGTATGTAGACAAAAGTGCTAGATATAATTGTTTGTAATATCAATCGTCAATACTTTGCTCAAATTTGATCGGGACTCTGTGTTTCATACCTAAACAAAGATGACCAGAATATATTCCTTCCCACAATAATCCATGATCACATCCGTAAACTAttaatgcaaaacaatttagACATTGATAACCATGTGtgtttttaaaatcatttaattaTACAGATCCATGTACATAATCTATTAATATTTacttaaaagattaaaattttctaatccTCAACAAATATAAGTATTAATTATCCATCTCTCATATATTTTTAGAAGTATTATTTCTGTGAGCTCAGAAAATCATATTGTGTGCGGTATCTCAAAATTGATTATAGAGGGATTTTAAACAAGTTATGACAATAACCATatgaaaaaatttactttttgaaatttcaactaTAAAGAACAAAACAGATAAACATataatatcatttaaaaatggcaaaaaaatgaAGTATCACCCACATCATATTTTCTTGCACAAAAGCAAACTAGTGTTGTTCTGTTAAACATGAAGGAAATGGGAAAATAAAACTTCATAATTATAAAAGCCTAGTTCACAAATTGCTTAGCTATTATAGCTCTTTGTACCATAATCATCTTCCCAAACAATGAAATTGGAGGAATTAGAGAGAATTGCTCTTTTCATTGGAGTGCTCTAAAATTCGATAATGATAAGTGCAATCAACTTTTGTTTATCTTAATAATCACCAATGCTTGAGCTGGCtcttgataacaaaataaacaaaaataaaaaggccaaTATGCATGAAGTTGTCTATCATCTTTGTTGATTTATCG
This Eucalyptus grandis isolate ANBG69807.140 chromosome 7, ASM1654582v1, whole genome shotgun sequence DNA region includes the following protein-coding sequences:
- the LOC120295596 gene encoding disease resistance protein At4g27190-like, whose translation is MSADSVVGIGWDVLKRYVIVPIERGFGYVISSKRFANNLRGGVQDLKNEVQRVEVLAEQARNNVRKFNDVFTAWEANAGKALEEARELLDEFEKATKTCCYGTLPDPRSRYQFSRKAEDNIEVINQLTKKCNRFNGLDDISFIDPALGNVAASNPARREGKDVVQSTTATGSASFVSTSMKLRDGGVFESRAMMIQNIMDALADNGNNVVGIYGISGVGKSTLLADTEKIIREEKSFDLVAHADVSEHQDIKRIQEEIAHKLGLSGLKNEEYVSVQAELLHGRLKVEERIKKKVLIILDNLWKGLDLKSVGIPCGPDNKVMGCKLLLTSRDRDVLPRDMGCDKDFHLGGLKEEEAKRLFERIVGDKSS